The following DNA comes from Ascaphus truei isolate aAscTru1 chromosome 1, aAscTru1.hap1, whole genome shotgun sequence.
tgagtaaaaaaagtgacaaaaaccctccacaggaaagcaaatatgcaaatacaactgtatactcatcagcatgtcttaggcaggtctgcaaccccacctttcaccattatcacccagcatacagcacttccactgcagcaagggattctgggaaatgacatgcaaatgagcacgcagtgccactttttgcttcaaaaaccattgacatgcagatgagcatacagttgtatttgcatatatatatatatatatatatatatatatatatatatatatatatatatatatatatttgttttaatgtatgcagcctttgattacttttattgaaaactaattagccAAACTGTGTTCAACCAGCAAAAATCCTGCTTGCCAGGGTtctctaaatggctgcctttcagtttcaatcaatcataTAGCTCAGCAACTACAGTACACTGTATTCTTttattactatggtaacattatgtattgttacagtttgtagaAAACTGctgaatattggcaacacattatcccTAACAGGAAAgttttgcaaatatcttgcactgctgggaggtggggtaaaacctgctatagaaatcaaaggatgctcagtacattaaaactcattaaaaattgcattaagtGTGGAatttaaagggaaaaaaactacgtagtaagtattatctaatactaaagaacaggtttatttaaataaataaaaaacacatgtaggatattgcaatGGATTGTCCCTTTAAGACTTTTACCATCTACAATGACTAAATCAGTGTGTAACCATGTTTTAACCTGCAAAATTGGATTAGTCAATGTGTATGCTGGTTTGGATACAATGCTgttatcaacacacacacacttacttagaTTAGGGTTATTTTCAATTACTCTCAACAAGGtttgcatacagtacattagTAGTCAGACTCTGATTGATATAAAGTTTACATCTATAAGGGATATAGTCCACGGTGAATAACAGGTATGATTTTATTATTCTTCCACCCAGATGtaagaaatatatatttgatAGTTAAGATAATGTAAGTGGGTTTTTATTAGGGATCACAGAGCACAGTCCTTGtcttaaaacaatatattttcataGCGTTACATTATCAACGGCTCTTCCAAGTAAGAAGACATAGTCAATAAATCAGCCACACAATTATGTACAACATGAATTTACTGACCTCTATTTGACATAATACTCACAAAGACTTTCCTTCAAATGATACCACCGAATGAAAGAGGTTTTAGAGATTTTAAAGGACTATCATTAGCCATAAGGGGCAGCTGGCTTCTGCCTCAATCTGAAGCTCATCTATATGAACAAACTCCTCCTTCTGCATTACACAAGGGTTTAATAAGatatttttaaatcagttttcTGCAATTTGAAAAAAGAACGCAGAAAACGAGTTACTATTATACCTGTCTCACTGATTATGTGGATTTCTTGCCGCTGTCATTGTTCATGCGCATGAGTCAATATACTACTGATGGCTGTAAAGAAGGTGTGTCAGTTTCATCTTCACAGTCAGAGCAGCTGTGCTGGCTCCTCAGCAAGACCCGTGGCAAGAAGACAACTACATTTTTCATCACATATTTGGAACTGCAATCACACCAAAAAAACTGGATTACAATAGGAAAAGGGGATCGCATAACAAAAAGtcccttccctgcaagccaaTCATACAGGACTTTTTCCTTACTGGCATGTCTCGGAGGTACATCGCTTGTGACCGTAGTTTCAGGACCCTGGACAGCAGCATTACACAGACCAGTGCCGGAAAGACGCTCATTCGATACACAACGAAAGGGAATTCCACAAGGATAGACGCCCAAATTCAACCAAAGCATGTAGAAAACCTGACGGCTCTCGTTCCTCCTTATGCATTGAATCAAACACTGCTTTGAACAGCAGGCTCATGGATATATATTAAGAAATGCACTTGGCAGAGATTCTGCTGTCTGTTTTCTTGATCGTGGTGTTTATTGTTTCTTTGCTTGCAAATGTATTGGTGGTGATATGTTTTATCTACAGTGCAAAGATACGCAAACAGGTCTCTGGGGTATTTCTGGTAAATTTATCCCTCTGCAATCTACTTCTGACTATCTTAAACATGCCTTCCACTTTCCTGGCGATCTTAAAAAACCAACAGCCCTTTGGTGACTGCATCTGCAAAACTGTGGGTTTCTTGGAAACTTTCTTGACTTCCAATTCCATGTTAAGCATGGCAGCTCTCAGTATAGATAAATGGATTGCTGTGGTTTTCCCCTTAAGTTACACAAGCAAGATGAGGTATAAAGATGCAGTGATTATGATGGGATATTCCTGGCTTCATTCACTCACCTTTGCTTTGGTCTCCTTGTTTCTATCCTGGTTAGAATATAGTAACATGTATGCTTCTTGCACTTTGCATGTCAAAGAAGAGTCTGAGTCAAGAAAGTTTACAGTATTTACCATCGTATTCCATGCTGCCAGTTTCATTCTCTCTCTGGTTATATTGTGTCTTACTTATTTAAAGGTGTTCAAGGTGGCACGACTACATTGCAGAAGAATCGATATTATTACCATGCAAACTCTTGTTTTGCTAGTAGACATCCATCCCAGGTAATATAATTTTGAATTCACATATATTCTGAATTGTTTAAATGTATCTTGGTCACACCTATGCAATATGTGCAGTATGTGTTTTCATTAAACATATTTACATACGTATATGTTGGATGACTCAACATGAATACATATCTTTATGTGTTAGTTTTACCAATACGTATATAGTAAGTATTGCCAGTCAGTTAAAATCCTGCCTATGTCCTTCAGTCATCTATAGATACACGTTACTAAAATGGTTGCTATTCATttacaatatacatttaaaagaaatggaCGTTTAGGTTTGCCAGTGATTGTCAAAATACTGTGCATAATCCCATACAAGATGAATATAAATGCAAGAAAttattatataaacaaaaaaatgacaattaGTCTCTGTACTACTATCAAATGTGGAATgctttttattaggtattgaaAATGCATTTCCATGTTGTTAATTATTGACTTAGTGAATGGTATTAGCAGTTGTGACACCTGTACAGGATAAACATAAGTATAACATAAGTGTTGTAAAAATGGAAACAATTATATTTTTTGTCCAAGCGTTAACAAAAGGTTGTACAGTGGAGATCTTAGATTAAATCAgctatctatatttatatctacCTATTGTCTATATATTCACCAAGTATTTTAATCTTGCATTGGAGTGGCCTATAAAAACTGTAAATCCGATCAATTATTAAGTAAAACAGATACAGATAGATTTAGagcaaaataaatatttatttcatttttgtgATTCGTTTAGTCATGATGTTATTCAATACTTGCATTTCTTCAATCTTTCAATGTACAGTAAAATTTGCTATATCCAACTACTTCACAATATTTCCATTCACATTAATTGCTAGAGCTTTGAATATTCACTAATAAATAATAAGCTGTGGAGAAGTGTTTCTCGACCTAGTTTTCACAGGGCACCACTTACTGTAGTTATTTAATTGATGAATTCATTGATGTTAAGCTCATTAAAATCCATAAAAAACTGCTTAGAAGCTAAAATAAAATGCCTATTTACAACCACATTTTATATTGTAGTTATAATTAATGTGTTGTCTGATTCCCTGTTTGGGTAAATTTAATTGCAACTTTCTGTTTTCTTAGTTCTACCAATGCactcaaataaaaatagaaatcccTACATATAACCATTCAAAGTAATCTGAAGGCTCATTTtggtgacatactgtacatgtattgtaCCTTGAGAAATAATGATATAGAGGAATATAttctgttacagtatgtatacggcacatacagtactttTAATTCTGAAATCAATTTGGTTACATTTTTGGACAAGTAGTACCCCAGTTTAGTAGTCTTAGCCTCACTGTTGAATGATGCCACCTGGTACTGATTGTCTTAATGTCCAAATATGCTTTGCAGTGTGAAACAGAGATGTCTCAGTGAGCAGAAAAGAAGAAGACAGCGTGCTACAAAGAAAATCAGTATTTTTATAGGATCCTTTGTGGTGTGCTTCGCTCCTTACGTTATCACAAGGTAAGTATCTCaaattaatatgtactgtaaataaCATAAATAGACATATTTCATTTGGCTGAGGTTTATTAGGCTTCTATTGTTTACAACTCTTGGTATCATTTCCACATGTTTATGTTTGCAGTTAACAAACAGGCAGACATCTAGATTGATAAATAGAGTGGTGTCTCATGACCTATTTTTCACAAGGGACCCATTTCTATTATCCAATTGCTGAGTTCATTAAAGTTATGTTCTTTAAAATGCATATGGAACTGCTTAGAAGCGGAAATTAAATGCACATTTCAAATTACATTTCCCATTGTAGTTTTAATTACTTTATTGTCATAATTGCCAGTACGGgtaagtatatatacagtatgacttatatatatatatatatgtgtgtgtgtgtgtgtgtgtgtgtgtgtgtgtgtgtgtgtgtgtgtatatgtatgtgtgtatatatatatatgtgtgtgtgtgtgtgtgtgtgtgtgtgtgtgtgtgtgtgtgtgtgtgtgtgtgtgtgtgtgtgtgtgtgtgtgtatatatatatatacagtggtcgacaaatcaccaaaaaatctactcgccgaacaaaaaaatctactcgcctcctagtaccacacgtgtgctgcttgggccaatatttactcgccacgatgttaaatcgactcgcccggggcgagcaaatgtataggtttgtcgaacactgtatatatatatatatatatatatatatatatatatatatatatatatatatatatatatatatatatatatatatatatatatatatatatatatatatatatatatatatatatatatatatatatatatatatatatatatatatatatatatatatatatatatatatatatatatatatacacacacacacacacatacatatatacacacacacatatatatatttcattgtttAATTTTATTAAACTAAACACACCTAAACATTTTGACAGTGCCATCTTAGAAACCAGAAGATGGACATAATCTAAACATTATTCCTCACAATTATGGATTTATTTAACCAAGTCTTGCTGTGTAAGACCGTCCTGGTTTGGAAAACACCACATACTGCTTACATTTCAGATAGTTACCCACTGATcacctactgtacatgtgtaatGCAAAAGGATGGTGTTTTAGGAAAATGTATTTCAAAAGCGAAATAGAGGCTACAATAAGTAagtgattatttttatatgtactttcTAAATTTAAAAATTTGCAGTTTGAACATTGTGTCATGCTTTACAGACTCAGTGAACATATGTGAGGCGGGTACTGCTTATGCAATCTTTTTTCAGTTTTTCCTCCTATTAGTTCCTGTATCACCATATGCAATTATGCTCCCTAATCCTCATTATGGCTGAGAATCAACAAACGTCATTAAAACGGCATTAATATCACACCCAGAAAAAAATTACTGAGTGCTATTATAGCAATTTCATTACCTAAACCATCATTATCGTGGTAATATTTTCCCAGGTTTGATATTTTTAGACTAGACTTGATGCAGTAATTAAAAGAACCGATAACTATGCATTAATTACCGCATCACGATCACATGGGGAGGGTGAATTAATACTTCTACCATTGGATTGTGTAACATAAATTATTACATAATCCTATGATATATTACCTTAACCCCATTGATTACTGTGACTACCCAGGTACACCACAGTCATCAAATGCGTTAATATTACTAAAACTACATACCATCCTTGGATACctaaggcaaacaaggggttaacccctgactcactttcaccccaccatgGGGGTCCTATCCACCCTCCCTGGTTCAACTATCCTCAACATCCACCAAAGAAACGTACCCCCACCCCCTGTTGAGTAATGACTACTAGCCCTGTTAGCCAAATGTAGGCATTTGGTCACTAACatataataaagaaataaaaaagcaATATATTATTCTAAAGAAAAAATGGTtacaatatacatacacatatatatatatatatatatatatacatacatatatatatatatatatatatatatatatatatatatatatatatatatatgcaaatatagctgtatgctcatctgcatgtcttaggcaggtctgcaaccccgcctttccccattatcacccagcatacagcacttccactgcagcaagggattctgggaaatgacatgcaaatgagcacacagtgtcactttttgcctcaataaccatttttaacatggttccctataggcttaagcttgctgcatggtcacagctttgagcacagccagggttaaggtgcatacccagaaaaccacccacagacagctgttt
Coding sequences within:
- the GPR78 gene encoding G-protein coupled receptor 78; the protein is MHLAEILLSVFLIVVFIVSLLANVLVVICFIYSAKIRKQVSGVFLVNLSLCNLLLTILNMPSTFLAILKNQQPFGDCICKTVGFLETFLTSNSMLSMAALSIDKWIAVVFPLSYTSKMRYKDAVIMMGYSWLHSLTFALVSLFLSWLEYSNMYASCTLHVKEESESRKFTVFTIVFHAASFILSLVILCLTYLKVFKVARLHCRRIDIITMQTLVLLVDIHPSVKQRCLSEQKRRRQRATKKISIFIGSFVVCFAPYVITRLIELLPSVKINNYWGILSKCLAYSKAASDPFVYSLLRQQYKKVLLNIVNRMLKRELYPSSGYNSSLDTENDYCLRRKS